Proteins encoded by one window of Salvia splendens isolate huo1 chromosome 5, SspV2, whole genome shotgun sequence:
- the LOC121802094 gene encoding uncharacterized protein LOC121802094, whose product MSEARTNAPSAGGSQCTQGRSQYRRSSFRPCDRPRRSWSDREELILISALKELVATGWKSDNGFRGGYAQKIEEWLKNEFPTTDLKATPHIQSKITTWKRNYYSLSKILDRSGVGFNVHNDFKIDCSDDQWDQIVRQDPNARTMRHKAWPLWDDWKMIFGNDRATGGTAEGIGEAVANNTTDEAFTSIGESADYYPSFEDFLGSDQVQPGYTNEVVDDNSAQSGQNVAANTNAPPAPAPKKMTRKRKSCDDDSALLNLLSNLHAETNARLDKLTARIGYEIDLGQARKEIFRHLGNIPELTESQRYDLCDIIGKENSRLEIFTGLPDASKPGYVRRIIEKEGLN is encoded by the exons ATGTCTGAGGCACGGACTAATGCACCTAGTGCCGGTGGCAGCCAATGCACCCAAG GCCGCAGTCAGTATCGCCGCTCAAGCTTCCGCCCGTGCGACCGCCCTCGCAGATCTTGGTCTGACCGTGAAGAGCTGATACTAATCTCCGCTTTGAAGGAACTTGTTGCCACAGGATGGAAGTCAGACAATGGCTTCCGAGGTGGATATGCACAAAAGATAGAGGAATGGTTGAAAAATGAGTTCCCAACTACTGATTTGAAGGCAACGCCACACATTCAATCCAAGATTACTACATGGAAAAGGAACTACTACTCGCTGTCCAAAATACTCGACCGTAGTGGGGTTGGCTTCAACGTACACAAtgatttcaaaattgattgCTCGGATGACCAATGGGATCAAATCGTGAGG CAAGATCCCAATGCCCGCACCATGCGCCACAAAGCTTGGCCTCTCTGGGATGATTGGAAGATGATATTTGGGAACGATAGGGCCACTGGAGGGACTGCTGAGGGTATTGGCGAGGCAGTGGCTAACAATACCACGGATGAGGCATTTACATCTATCGGGGAAAGTGCTGATTACTACCCAAGCTTTGAAGACTTTCTAGGGTCTGATCAAGTCCAACCCGGCTACACAAATGAAGTTGTTGATGACAACAGCGCTCAAAGTGGGCAGAACGTGGCTGCAAACACTAATGCGCCTCCTGCTCCTGCTCCAAAAAAAATGACTCGTAAACGCAAGAGCTGTGATGATGATTCTGCTTTGCTCAACCTCCTTAGCAACTTGCATGCTGAAACGAATGCACGTTTGGATAAGTTGACCGCTCGTATTGGTTATGAGATCGACTTGGGCCAAGCTAGGAAAGAGATCTTCCGTCATTTGGGAAACATCCCGGAGCTGACAGAGTCTCAGCGCTACGACCTCTGCGACATCATCGGTAAGGAGAACTCGAGGCTGGAAATCTTCACCGGCCTCCCTGACGCCTCAAAGCCGGGATATGTGAGGCGCATCATTGAGAAAGAAGGTCTTAATTAG